One part of the Alistipes onderdonkii genome encodes these proteins:
- a CDS encoding ATP-binding protein: MIERTLHKKLSELTQKYPIVTLTGPRQSGKSTLLRHAFPNYKYVSLEDPDMRLFATDDPRGFLKTYPDKTIIDEAQRVPALFSYIQTHTDKEGREGIYLLAGSHNFLLMENINQSLAGRTSILKLLPFSHAEMKESEILPRTVDDEIFNGGYPRLYDKDIAPSDYYPFYIQTYVERDVRLMKNIGDLSKFIRFIKLCAGRIGQLLNLSSLANECGVAVSTISTWISVLEASYICYLLKPDHNNYAKRLVKTPKLYFYDTGLACSLLDIRTAEQVSTHFLRGGLFENLVINEFVKQAYNKGEEPNLTFWRDSTGNEVDLLQYIDGKPYAYEIKSGATYSPDFFKGIAKWAKLSGANPEQCFAIYNGEKNMKTSAGEIIKW; this comes from the coding sequence ATGATTGAACGAACACTGCATAAAAAGCTCTCAGAACTTACGCAAAAATATCCAATAGTGACCTTGACCGGCCCCAGGCAGTCGGGTAAATCGACTTTGCTGCGTCATGCTTTTCCCAATTATAAATATGTTTCGCTTGAAGACCCCGATATGCGTTTGTTCGCAACGGATGATCCGAGAGGTTTTCTTAAGACTTATCCGGACAAAACGATTATCGACGAAGCCCAACGGGTTCCGGCTCTGTTCTCCTATATCCAGACGCATACGGATAAAGAGGGACGCGAGGGGATATATTTGCTGGCCGGTTCGCACAATTTCCTGTTGATGGAAAATATCAACCAATCGTTGGCCGGAAGAACCTCCATACTGAAACTTCTGCCGTTTTCTCATGCGGAGATGAAAGAGAGCGAAATACTTCCACGGACAGTCGATGACGAGATTTTCAACGGAGGTTATCCTCGTCTTTATGATAAGGATATAGCACCGTCGGATTACTACCCGTTTTATATCCAAACCTATGTAGAACGGGATGTGCGTCTGATGAAGAACATCGGCGATCTGAGCAAGTTCATTCGCTTCATTAAACTGTGTGCAGGGCGTATCGGACAGCTGCTCAACCTTTCGTCGCTGGCCAATGAGTGCGGCGTTGCCGTTTCGACTATCTCGACTTGGATTTCCGTATTGGAGGCAAGCTACATTTGTTACCTGTTGAAACCCGATCATAACAATTACGCCAAACGATTGGTCAAGACCCCGAAGCTCTACTTCTACGATACGGGCTTGGCGTGCTCGTTGCTGGACATACGGACAGCCGAGCAGGTATCGACACACTTTTTACGAGGCGGTTTGTTCGAGAATCTTGTAATTAACGAGTTCGTGAAACAAGCCTATAACAAGGGGGAAGAACCCAATCTAACATTCTGGCGCGACAGCACCGGCAACGAAGTTGATTTGCTGCAATATATCGACGGCAAGCCGTACGCTTACGAAATCAAATCGGGAGCGACCTATTCTCCGGATTTCTTCAAGGGCATCGCCAAATGGGCTAAGCTATCGGGAGCAAACCCAGAACAATGCTTTGCGATCTATAATGGAGAGAAGAATATGAAAACTTCGGCCGGAGAAATCATAAAGTGGTAA
- a CDS encoding DUF1837 domain-containing protein: MPLRIDVPEKFLNLFHKIFENEPIENGNKLNLFSLKISNNAFSYATLVEELGDILTAYALSRSAYDELCSQKKYTTLVSKAKERLRKAESNDGELGEILLYTMLEAHLKAPKLLTKLELKTDPNHYVNGADGVHLLKIDDNTFQFIFGESKLYSDLKKGVKKAFESLKNLLKEDLNKLRYEIQLVNSNFLKEAHDEHSVDLLKKLLIPRENDEDLNIDHSFGIFLGFDVEITDDERKLNNADFRETIYEKVENAVRAILPTINDHIKQDDFRGYSFYIYIVPFSELKKQRKKMIAELKK, translated from the coding sequence ATGCCGTTAAGAATTGATGTTCCTGAAAAATTCTTGAACCTCTTCCATAAAATCTTTGAAAACGAACCAATCGAGAATGGGAATAAATTGAACTTGTTCTCATTGAAAATATCGAATAATGCGTTTTCATATGCTACTTTGGTAGAGGAGCTTGGAGATATTCTAACGGCATATGCTCTTTCCCGAAGCGCATATGATGAATTGTGCAGCCAAAAGAAATACACTACTCTTGTATCCAAAGCGAAAGAACGTTTAAGAAAGGCAGAGAGCAATGATGGAGAATTGGGTGAGATTTTGTTATATACCATGTTAGAGGCTCACTTGAAAGCACCTAAACTGTTAACAAAACTTGAATTGAAGACCGATCCAAACCATTATGTAAATGGGGCGGACGGTGTTCATCTATTAAAAATAGATGACAATACATTCCAATTCATATTCGGTGAATCCAAACTATATTCCGACTTAAAAAAAGGCGTAAAGAAGGCTTTTGAATCTTTGAAAAATCTTTTGAAAGAGGATTTGAATAAGTTGCGCTATGAAATTCAACTCGTCAATTCAAATTTCTTAAAAGAGGCGCATGATGAACATTCTGTAGACCTGCTGAAAAAATTGCTGATCCCAAGAGAAAATGATGAGGATCTAAATATCGACCACTCATTTGGGATATTTCTGGGATTCGATGTCGAGATTACGGATGATGAACGGAAGTTAAATAATGCAGATTTCAGAGAAACTATCTATGAGAAAGTTGAGAACGCAGTGCGGGCCATTCTTCCGACGATAAATGATCATATTAAACAAGACGATTTCAGAGGATATAGTTTCTACATATACATCGTTCCATTCTCCGAGCTTAAGAAACAGAGAAAAAAGATGATTGCTGAATTAAAAAAATAG
- a CDS encoding DEAD/DEAH box helicase encodes MTVANQIAQTIISDSYFLKLYRVCVERSVLRTLNIDTEEKYTEKEIRDLLRFADLLSTSSISDARNYAYKIITYLNPYYKDNVYYHTVAKAVYSNLGNFPAISYLEADNNNTSNLPFDRSVQNEAKKLIQEVPDGVGHVFTDIQYDLFSKLISSREFSFSGPTSMGKSFVIKAFLRCAIQNTPQENFIILVPSRALINQYAIELKSEMGALLETNNYKIVTNSNIAELPINEQCNYVLILTPERLISYISQEKNPSIGFLFVDEAHKLAQTEDARSITTYTSIEKTLKKYPDIKLYFASPNVSNPEILLSMFRNGKAENTFKTQETPVAQNLYFIDLLEKELSYCLNDEFIPINHPVLADISSINDVLLRFGQRSNLIYCNAKSKAISYAKELAATIECSDNKALKRAASIIRAYIHPDYYLADLVQKEIAYHFGNMPQLIRNLIEDLYRDGHLKYIFCTSTLLEGVNMPTQNLFILDDKKAKKILRPIDFWNLAGRAGRLAKELQGNVFCVKHGDVSWDKPSFFKEKDIQLVPTIYERIDHNLKKIEKIIQEQEISGTDIEQNILRYIANIICIDTLEPKNGYKSPIITALIERNKTKIIELAKSKSAQNETPYLILSANESIELKTQNSAYKQLKYLHAQKRNILLPAQINYPNILETLTKLYKLYSWNDKYLGKENSLKYFAMLMNKWINNSSLNQIISESIDYFHDHNRKLRINNGDLVDFDKNDKTHINALIGNIIDEIEIVLRFQLEKYFNHYHMMVKNILGEDNAGENWAMLLEYGTQNREIIALQNMGLSRYSAQKIFKECRGAFISENGQLKKVDKHKVLSKLQKDSIEYIEAQKLL; translated from the coding sequence ATGACAGTTGCAAATCAGATAGCCCAAACGATTATTTCGGATTCATATTTTCTAAAATTATACAGAGTGTGCGTTGAACGTTCTGTTTTGCGCACATTGAATATTGACACCGAAGAAAAATATACCGAAAAAGAAATTCGCGACTTATTGCGATTTGCAGACTTATTATCGACCTCTTCTATCTCGGATGCGCGTAATTACGCATATAAAATCATTACCTATCTAAATCCTTACTACAAGGATAATGTGTACTATCACACCGTTGCAAAAGCTGTTTATAGTAACTTGGGCAATTTCCCCGCTATATCTTATTTAGAAGCCGACAATAATAACACCTCTAATTTGCCGTTCGATCGCTCGGTTCAGAATGAAGCAAAAAAACTTATACAGGAAGTTCCCGATGGCGTAGGGCACGTTTTTACGGATATTCAATACGATTTGTTTTCGAAATTGATTTCATCACGCGAATTCAGTTTTTCCGGGCCGACTTCTATGGGAAAGTCTTTTGTCATCAAAGCGTTCCTGCGATGTGCAATTCAAAATACACCGCAGGAAAACTTTATCATATTGGTTCCAAGTCGTGCATTGATAAATCAATACGCCATTGAACTGAAATCTGAAATGGGAGCATTGTTGGAAACCAATAATTATAAAATAGTCACCAACTCAAATATCGCGGAGCTGCCAATAAATGAACAATGCAATTATGTTCTGATTCTTACGCCCGAGCGTTTGATCAGTTACATATCGCAGGAAAAGAATCCTTCGATAGGTTTCCTTTTCGTGGATGAAGCGCACAAATTAGCACAAACGGAAGACGCCCGCAGTATAACTACCTATACGTCTATTGAAAAAACGCTGAAAAAATATCCGGATATAAAACTTTATTTTGCCTCGCCCAATGTCTCCAATCCTGAGATCTTATTATCCATGTTTCGAAATGGAAAGGCAGAAAATACTTTTAAGACGCAAGAAACTCCAGTTGCACAAAACTTATATTTCATAGATTTATTAGAGAAGGAATTATCCTATTGTTTGAATGATGAATTCATACCGATAAATCATCCGGTATTGGCAGATATTTCGTCCATCAATGATGTATTGCTTCGCTTCGGACAACGTAGCAATTTGATATATTGTAATGCGAAATCAAAAGCAATTAGTTATGCGAAAGAACTTGCGGCGACCATAGAATGCTCCGACAATAAAGCGTTGAAGCGAGCGGCGTCTATTATCAGAGCTTATATACACCCCGATTACTACCTTGCAGACTTGGTTCAAAAAGAAATCGCATACCATTTCGGAAATATGCCGCAATTGATCCGTAATTTGATAGAAGATTTATATCGAGACGGTCATCTGAAATATATTTTCTGCACTTCAACTTTGCTGGAAGGTGTAAATATGCCCACGCAAAATCTATTTATTTTAGATGATAAAAAAGCGAAGAAGATTTTAAGACCTATTGACTTTTGGAACTTGGCAGGTAGAGCAGGACGTCTTGCGAAAGAGCTTCAAGGAAATGTGTTTTGTGTTAAACATGGAGATGTAAGTTGGGATAAGCCATCATTTTTCAAGGAAAAAGATATACAACTCGTACCAACAATATACGAAAGAATCGACCATAATCTGAAAAAGATTGAGAAGATTATTCAAGAACAAGAGATTTCTGGAACAGATATAGAACAGAACATATTGAGATATATAGCCAATATCATTTGTATAGATACACTTGAACCTAAGAATGGGTATAAAAGCCCTATAATAACAGCTTTAATAGAACGAAACAAAACGAAGATTATTGAATTGGCCAAATCTAAATCGGCTCAAAATGAAACGCCATATTTGATATTGTCTGCGAATGAATCAATAGAACTGAAGACCCAAAATAGCGCATATAAACAGTTGAAATATTTACATGCTCAAAAGCGTAATATATTATTGCCGGCACAAATCAACTATCCCAATATTTTAGAAACATTAACAAAACTATATAAACTATATAGTTGGAATGACAAATATCTCGGGAAAGAAAATTCGCTGAAATATTTTGCCATGTTAATGAATAAATGGATCAACAATAGTAGTTTGAACCAAATTATCTCGGAATCTATTGACTATTTCCATGACCACAATCGGAAACTTCGAATAAATAATGGTGATTTGGTTGATTTTGATAAAAATGACAAAACACATATAAATGCTTTAATTGGGAATATTATAGATGAAATAGAGATTGTTCTTCGATTTCAGCTTGAAAAATATTTCAATCATTATCATATGATGGTTAAAAATATTTTGGGAGAAGATAATGCCGGAGAAAATTGGGCGATGCTTTTAGAGTATGGAACTCAAAACAGAGAAATAATCGCTTTGCAAAATATGGGATTGTCGAGATATTCTGCACAAAAAATTTTCAAGGAGTGCAGAGGTGCATTTATTTCAGAAAATGGACAACTTAAAAAAGTAGATAAACACAAAGTATTATCCAAGCTCCAAAAGGATTCAATAGAATATATCGAAGCACAAAAGTTGTTGTGA
- a CDS encoding DUF4099 domain-containing protein, protein MAKFADRYKFEERELPWDQIQALGLNKEILLENQSMGDILKGRIPNKLVPLKHKVDGRWVDLGLGTISPIRDDAGNVQLRIFTRLDEPQYKISPYKELFTDKEIERLETDGHLGSTKKMKDFTSGRECECYVSVHEATNRLTTLPVDALTLPTRIYGKEIGDDIEALRSGKEILVEDIHLKDGRVISGHARVDANRGDVVFRNDNNPHLRIHDTVFGVKVSTDIQAKLANHEVVFIPGMKVGGKTISTDLRYSDTGRPLFGNNARNYRSRLGEENPRPRQRVRRRLPSLPGAQPKGMKIG, encoded by the coding sequence ATCGCCAAGTTCGCCGACCGCTATAAGTTCGAGGAACGGGAACTTCCGTGGGATCAGATTCAGGCGTTGGGCCTGAACAAAGAAATCCTGCTGGAGAATCAAAGCATGGGTGACATCCTCAAGGGACGTATCCCCAACAAACTGGTACCGCTAAAACACAAGGTGGACGGCCGCTGGGTCGATTTGGGCCTCGGCACGATTTCGCCGATCCGCGACGATGCGGGCAATGTCCAACTCCGTATCTTCACACGTCTGGACGAGCCGCAGTACAAAATATCGCCGTATAAGGAGCTCTTCACGGACAAGGAAATCGAGCGCCTCGAAACCGACGGACATCTGGGTTCCACCAAGAAAATGAAAGATTTTACCTCGGGCCGCGAGTGCGAGTGTTATGTCAGCGTCCATGAGGCGACGAACCGCCTGACGACGCTTCCGGTCGATGCGCTGACGCTCCCCACCCGAATTTACGGCAAAGAGATCGGCGACGACATCGAGGCGCTGCGCTCCGGCAAGGAGATCCTCGTCGAAGACATCCACCTCAAGGACGGCCGGGTCATCTCGGGCCATGCCCGCGTGGACGCCAACCGCGGAGACGTGGTGTTCCGCAACGACAATAATCCGCATCTGCGCATCCACGATACGGTTTTCGGAGTCAAGGTAAGTACAGACATCCAGGCGAAGCTGGCCAACCACGAGGTCGTCTTCATCCCCGGCATGAAAGTCGGCGGCAAGACGATCAGCACCGACCTTCGTTACAGCGACACGGGCCGGCCCCTGTTCGGCAACAACGCCCGCAATTACCGTTCGCGTCTGGGCGAGGAGAACCCGCGTCCGCGCCAGCGCGTCCGCCGGCGTCTTCCGTCGCTTCCCGGCGCACAACCCAAAGGCATGAAAATCGGTTAG
- a CDS encoding DUF1896 family protein, with protein sequence MKRHVEEKELPYFAATLTAYLRESHPELLPDKHFIAERSDHAAQTYERAVRNGNSVYEALELSNAVLYQDLRFSKYDAIFEVVSEWFPEVAARQRTAFCLKLLPVCEEAFEMYDLTDDFESSPSYKNLLLELTGLIQTHIELHGIQ encoded by the coding sequence ATGAAACGACACGTAGAAGAGAAAGAGTTGCCGTACTTCGCGGCAACTCTTACCGCTTATTTGCGCGAAAGCCATCCCGAACTGCTTCCCGACAAACACTTCATCGCCGAGCGGAGCGACCATGCGGCGCAGACCTATGAACGTGCCGTTCGCAACGGCAACAGCGTCTACGAGGCTCTGGAACTCTCGAACGCCGTTCTGTACCAAGACCTGCGTTTTTCGAAATACGATGCGATCTTCGAGGTCGTATCGGAATGGTTCCCGGAGGTCGCAGCCCGGCAGCGCACTGCTTTCTGCCTGAAACTGCTTCCCGTCTGCGAAGAGGCATTCGAGATGTACGACCTGACCGACGACTTCGAGAGCAGCCCGTCCTATAAAAATCTTCTATTGGAACTTACCGGACTCATCCAAACTCACATCGAACTGCATGGCATACAATAA
- a CDS encoding N-6 DNA methylase, with the protein MRELHELLRHYAGSEQRYKDFVQSMRNSTLTAFYTPPAIVRALAEALRDAGVVPCRLLDPSAGAGICPSSFRETADGEVEILSFEKDLLTGQVLSVLAREREQVVIDGFQTIESAYDSYFDVVTSNIPFGDTRIFDAAFRKSDDPVRRQALKAVHNYFFIKSLDTLREGGILAFVTSAGVMDAPGNEPVRRYLMEHARLVSAVRLPNNLFTEYAGTEVASDLIVLQKQSEKRELTPDEQRFITSSRINNGIYLNDYHRDFKYAIHTTVSHEKGLYGQSALVLHYDGGPEQIAERLRGILANDFAARLETERYTQYLRPLHIPQAQTEPPTARRQNRVAAPQSVAPPEPASVAPAPAASLFGSAAAVPIARRPLGQRRRAGRNTDTTGMSDLFTQGNLFAQPTEVTDAPVAVATPASENKDPRPFTGTMLPHYKERSLVLFEGQVGRLGGLTRQGCTFHPEELGTLSRYRAERYIPLRDTYQLLYRLEMQNEIEYKGLRRKLNGCYENFTALLGDLNKKENAAFILNDPGGREVLGLERFVEGRKQLSDILRRPVSFDPYELKHVDTAAEALAASLNKFGRVEFSYMESLASRSRQELIDELGDLIFYNPMVKGYEIRERLAAGNVVAKAE; encoded by the coding sequence GTGAGGGAACTGCACGAACTGCTGCGCCATTATGCCGGCAGCGAACAGCGGTATAAAGACTTCGTGCAGAGCATGCGCAATTCTACGCTGACGGCATTCTACACACCGCCGGCCATCGTGCGTGCACTCGCCGAGGCGCTCCGGGATGCAGGTGTCGTTCCCTGCAGGCTGCTCGACCCCAGCGCCGGGGCCGGGATTTGCCCGTCGTCGTTCCGGGAGACCGCCGACGGCGAAGTCGAAATCCTCTCTTTCGAGAAAGACCTGCTGACCGGACAAGTGCTCTCCGTACTGGCCCGGGAACGAGAACAGGTCGTCATCGACGGTTTCCAAACCATCGAATCGGCCTATGACAGTTATTTCGACGTGGTGACGTCCAATATTCCTTTCGGTGATACCCGGATTTTCGACGCTGCCTTTCGGAAGAGCGACGACCCGGTTCGACGACAAGCGCTCAAGGCTGTTCACAACTATTTCTTCATCAAGAGTCTGGATACGCTCCGCGAGGGCGGCATTCTGGCGTTCGTCACCTCGGCGGGCGTCATGGACGCTCCCGGCAACGAACCCGTCCGCCGCTATCTGATGGAGCATGCGCGGCTGGTTTCGGCCGTGCGGCTGCCGAACAACCTCTTTACGGAGTATGCCGGTACGGAAGTGGCCAGCGACCTCATCGTTCTTCAGAAACAGAGCGAAAAGCGGGAGCTTACTCCCGACGAGCAGCGGTTCATCACCTCTTCCCGAATTAACAACGGAATTTACCTGAACGACTACCACCGGGATTTCAAGTACGCGATCCATACGACGGTTTCGCATGAAAAAGGTCTCTATGGACAATCCGCTCTCGTACTGCACTACGACGGAGGCCCGGAACAGATCGCCGAGCGGCTGCGCGGAATCCTCGCAAATGATTTCGCAGCCCGCCTCGAAACCGAACGATATACGCAATATCTCCGCCCGCTCCATATCCCGCAGGCGCAAACCGAGCCGCCGACCGCCCGGAGGCAAAATCGGGTCGCGGCTCCGCAATCCGTGGCGCCACCGGAGCCGGCATCCGTTGCACCGGCTCCGGCCGCATCGCTTTTCGGCAGCGCTGCTGCCGTTCCGATCGCCCGCCGTCCGCTGGGACAGCGGCGGCGAGCGGGGCGCAATACGGATACGACCGGCATGTCCGATCTCTTCACGCAGGGGAATCTGTTCGCACAACCGACCGAGGTAACGGATGCACCGGTGGCAGTCGCTACGCCGGCTTCGGAGAATAAAGATCCGCGGCCCTTTACCGGCACGATGCTTCCGCACTACAAAGAGCGGTCGTTGGTTCTGTTCGAAGGGCAAGTCGGGCGTCTGGGCGGCCTGACACGACAGGGCTGTACGTTCCATCCCGAAGAGCTGGGAACCTTGTCCCGATACCGGGCCGAACGCTATATCCCGCTACGGGATACCTACCAGCTGCTCTACCGGCTCGAAATGCAGAACGAGATCGAATACAAGGGTCTGCGGCGCAAACTCAACGGATGTTACGAGAACTTCACGGCTCTGTTGGGCGATCTGAACAAGAAGGAGAATGCCGCTTTCATCCTGAATGATCCCGGCGGGCGGGAGGTGCTGGGGCTCGAACGCTTCGTAGAAGGCCGAAAACAGCTCTCCGACATCCTCCGACGCCCCGTATCGTTCGATCCTTACGAGCTCAAGCACGTCGATACGGCGGCCGAAGCGCTGGCCGCCTCGCTCAACAAGTTCGGACGGGTGGAGTTTTCCTATATGGAGTCGCTCGCATCGCGCTCCCGGCAAGAGCTGATCGACGAGCTGGGCGATCTCATTTTCTATAATCCGATGGTCAAGGGGTATGAAATCCGCGAACGGCTCGCGGCAGGGAATGTCGTCGCCAAAGCCGAATGA